One Thermosipho atlanticus DSM 15807 DNA window includes the following coding sequences:
- a CDS encoding 4Fe-4S binding protein — MDLSTEFSGIKIQNPVMPASGPLVGDYEKIKFIDSTGVGAIVTKTISTKAAEVPRPCIYGENNFAMNAELWSEYPPEKWLGEFLPRLREELDKPLIISAGYSKEDMKQLIPKLNEFADAFEISTHYVGKTYETIGEIVKAIRDNTDKPIFMKMSPHIPDPIKFTEVALKNGANGIVAINSLGPTVKIDIQNRKILIGNEKGQVWLSGPAIKPVALAIVKMLRDSFPEITIIGVGGIKSADDVIEFMLAGADAVQLLSSALIFGKDIYERIINDLPKKLEKYGFKSVKDIRNTQLEIPSVKYEPNHPVVDHEKCTLCRICEKVCPYFAITIDTKVHINNEKCFGCGLCESRCPVKAISGVL, encoded by the coding sequence ATGGATCTTTCAACAGAATTTTCAGGCATAAAAATCCAAAATCCTGTAATGCCAGCATCAGGACCTTTAGTAGGCGATTATGAAAAGATTAAATTCATTGATTCTACTGGAGTCGGGGCCATCGTTACAAAAACAATTTCTACAAAAGCAGCCGAAGTTCCAAGACCATGTATATACGGAGAAAATAACTTTGCTATGAATGCAGAACTATGGTCAGAATATCCTCCCGAAAAATGGTTGGGTGAATTTTTACCTCGTTTGAGGGAGGAATTGGACAAACCTTTGATCATAAGTGCAGGATATTCAAAAGAAGACATGAAACAATTAATACCAAAATTAAACGAATTTGCCGATGCCTTTGAAATATCCACTCATTATGTTGGAAAAACTTATGAAACTATTGGTGAAATAGTAAAAGCAATTAGAGATAACACAGATAAACCTATATTTATGAAAATGAGTCCACATATTCCAGATCCAATCAAATTCACAGAAGTAGCTCTAAAAAATGGAGCTAACGGTATAGTAGCAATCAATTCTCTTGGTCCTACAGTAAAGATAGATATACAAAACAGAAAAATCTTAATTGGGAATGAAAAAGGTCAAGTATGGCTCTCAGGACCTGCTATCAAACCTGTAGCACTTGCTATTGTAAAAATGCTTCGAGATTCATTTCCTGAAATTACAATTATTGGTGTTGGAGGAATTAAAAGTGCAGATGATGTAATAGAATTCATGTTAGCCGGAGCAGATGCAGTACAATTATTATCGTCTGCATTAATTTTCGGAAAAGACATATATGAAAGAATAATAAATGACTTACCAAAAAAACTTGAAAAATATGGATTTAAAAGTGTTAAAGATATAAGAAATACACAACTTGAAATACCAAGTGTAAAATATGAGCCTAATCATCCTGTTGTAGATCATGAAAAATGTACACTTTGTAGAATTTGTGAAAAAGTATGTCCATATTTTGCAATTACCATTGATACGAAAGTACATATAAATAACGAAAAATGTTTCGGATGTGGCTTGTGTGAAAGTAGATGTCCAGTAAAAGCTATTTCTGGTGTTCTTTGA
- a CDS encoding stage V sporulation protein S: MEVLKVASGSNPNKVAGALAGVIREKGKAEVQAIGAGAVNQAVKAIAIARGYLAPSGIDLVCVPAFTDVSIENESRTALKFIVFPRE, encoded by the coding sequence ATGGAAGTACTTAAAGTTGCATCAGGTTCCAATCCTAACAAAGTTGCAGGTGCTTTAGCTGGTGTTATTAGAGAAAAAGGTAAAGCAGAAGTCCAAGCTATTGGTGCTGGTGCAGTTAACCAAGCTGTTAAAGCCATCGCAATTGCTAGGGGTTATCTTGCTCCAAGTGGTATTGATCTTGTATGTGTACCAGCTTTTACTGACGTTAGCATCGAAAATGAATCCAGAACTGCTTTAAAATTTATTGTATTCCCACGCGAATAA
- the buk gene encoding butyrate kinase: MVLILVINPGSTSTKVAIFENEKKKVQKVLKHPVGELEKFDNLMAQKEFREKAILEFLNDEGYKLEDFDAIACRGGVLPPLKSGTYIVNEEMVRYLKDKSRVQHASNLAAVIGYELSSGKIPVYITDPVSVDEMINEARISGIPEIERLSLAHALNIKAVARKVAFELGKKYEELNMVIAHLGGGISVTAHEKGKMIDVNNANDEGPFSPERTGELPVGDVVKLCFSGKYSRNEIKKMFVGKGGLVAYLGTNDMKKAIELSKSDEHAKLVVEAMAYQIAKEIGGMCVVLKGKVDAIVITGGIANNSNFVEKIKSYIYKFGPIFTIPGEFEMEALALGALRVLKKEEQALVWGEKYEKVE; encoded by the coding sequence ATAGTGTTAATTTTAGTGATTAATCCTGGATCTACCAGTACAAAAGTTGCTATTTTCGAAAACGAAAAGAAAAAAGTACAAAAAGTTTTGAAACATCCGGTAGGTGAATTAGAAAAATTTGACAATCTTATGGCTCAAAAAGAATTTAGGGAAAAAGCTATATTGGAATTTTTAAATGATGAAGGATATAAATTAGAAGATTTTGATGCAATAGCTTGTCGAGGAGGAGTTTTACCACCTTTAAAAAGTGGAACTTATATAGTCAATGAAGAAATGGTTAGATATTTAAAAGATAAATCTCGAGTTCAACATGCTTCAAATTTAGCTGCTGTTATTGGATATGAACTTTCTAGTGGAAAAATTCCTGTTTACATAACTGATCCGGTATCAGTTGATGAAATGATAAATGAAGCAAGAATTTCAGGGATTCCTGAAATTGAAAGATTAAGCCTTGCACATGCATTGAATATAAAAGCAGTTGCAAGGAAAGTAGCATTTGAGTTGGGAAAAAAGTATGAAGAACTTAATATGGTTATTGCACATCTTGGTGGAGGCATTTCCGTGACAGCTCATGAAAAGGGAAAAATGATAGATGTGAACAACGCAAATGATGAAGGTCCTTTCAGTCCTGAGAGAACTGGGGAGCTTCCTGTTGGAGATGTTGTAAAATTATGTTTTTCCGGAAAATATTCGCGCAATGAAATTAAAAAAATGTTTGTAGGAAAGGGAGGATTAGTAGCATATTTAGGGACTAACGACATGAAAAAAGCCATTGAATTGTCTAAAAGTGATGAGCATGCAAAATTGGTCGTTGAAGCGATGGCGTATCAAATAGCGAAGGAAATTGGTGGAATGTGTGTAGTTTTGAAGGGGAAAGTTGATGCAATTGTCATTACTGGAGGAATTGCGAATAATTCTAATTTTGTTGAAAAAATAAAGTCTTACATTTACAAATTTGGGCCTATATTTACCATTCCTGGTGAATTTGAGATGGAAGCGCTTGCTTTGGGAGCTTTAAGAGTTTTAAAGAAAGAAGAACAAGCCTTAGTTTGGGGTGAGAAATATGAAAAAGTTGAGTGA
- a CDS encoding amidohydrolase family protein, whose protein sequence is MHDIGIINGKVFVDGIFIHLNVYINAGKIVDLSTNYQKCKKEIDATGKVVLPGFIDPHVHFELNLGKYTSIDDFKSGSISALFGGVTTIIDFLDPINSLEQLEEAFNRRLKAAKNSRTDFSFHVTLGQFNGDLDTLFKMSKKLGTRSIKVFTAYSSSKRRTSDKLLYKLFEKSREYNVPILIHAENEDMIVENVPINLHSKARPEISEISEIIKISEFIYQTKGTAYIVHTTCGTSIEEVKNKFTEIHNKNLFFESCPHYFYFDDEVYNGKNAYLYAMTPPLRSKIEKEKLKANIDNIFSIGTDHCSFNKKDKRKKKTGNLPMGIGGIEHSFVLMFSLFGEKIINRFTINPAKFFGLYPKKGTLLPGADADIVIFNPNYNGKIVESHTKADYDLFLNMKVKGKIEKVIKDGILVIDNQLLNSPLGKFIRR, encoded by the coding sequence ATGCATGACATTGGCATTATAAACGGAAAGGTATTTGTGGATGGAATTTTCATCCATTTAAATGTATATATCAATGCAGGAAAAATCGTTGACTTATCAACAAATTATCAAAAATGCAAAAAAGAAATTGATGCAACCGGGAAGGTTGTCCTTCCCGGTTTTATTGATCCACATGTACATTTCGAATTAAATCTTGGAAAATATACATCTATCGATGATTTCAAGAGTGGGAGTATTTCTGCTTTATTTGGTGGTGTAACTACAATAATTGACTTTTTAGATCCAATAAATTCTCTTGAGCAACTTGAAGAAGCTTTTAATAGAAGATTAAAAGCAGCCAAAAATTCAAGAACAGATTTTTCTTTCCACGTTACTCTTGGTCAGTTCAATGGTGATTTAGATACATTGTTTAAAATGTCAAAAAAACTAGGAACAAGGTCTATAAAAGTATTTACTGCTTATTCTTCTAGTAAAAGAAGAACCTCTGATAAACTGTTGTATAAACTATTTGAAAAATCAAGAGAATATAACGTGCCAATTTTAATTCATGCCGAAAATGAAGATATGATAGTTGAAAATGTTCCAATTAATCTCCATTCGAAAGCAAGACCAGAAATTTCTGAAATTTCTGAAATAATTAAAATTTCTGAATTTATTTATCAAACAAAAGGAACCGCTTATATTGTGCATACAACTTGTGGAACTTCAATTGAAGAAGTTAAAAATAAATTTACAGAAATTCATAACAAGAATTTATTTTTTGAAAGCTGCCCACATTATTTTTATTTTGATGACGAAGTATACAATGGAAAAAATGCTTATCTATACGCCATGACACCTCCTCTTAGAAGTAAAATTGAAAAAGAAAAACTGAAAGCAAACATTGACAATATCTTTTCAATTGGCACTGATCATTGCTCATTTAATAAGAAAGATAAGAGAAAAAAGAAAACAGGAAATCTTCCCATGGGAATTGGAGGAATTGAACATTCATTCGTATTAATGTTTTCGTTATTTGGTGAGAAAATAATCAATAGATTTACAATAAACCCCGCAAAATTTTTCGGTCTATATCCTAAAAAAGGAACACTACTCCCAGGGGCTGATGCTGATATCGTAATTTTCAATCCTAATTATAACGGAAAAATAGTAGAGAGTCATACAAAAGCCGACTACGATCTTTTCTTAAATATGAAAGTCAAAGGAAAAATCGAAAAAGTGATTAAAGATGGAATTTTAGTGATAGACAATCAATTATTAAATTCACCCCTTGGAAAATTTATCAGGAGGTAA
- a CDS encoding pyridoxal-phosphate-dependent aminotransferase family protein has product MYQMIKKNYLLAPGPTPVPSDILLEGAKETIHHRTPQFVSILEETLEGLKYLFQTENRVFTLLSSGTGALEAAVSNLLNPGDKAIIVEAGKFGERWREIAEAYNINIVSLKLEWGEAVTPEQIKEAIEKHPDAKAVFTTYSETSTGTVIDLEGIAKITRDTDVVLVTDAVSALLAEPLKMDEWGIDVVVSGSQKGVMLPPGLAFIALNEKAWKLVENSNNSRYYFNLKAYNKKYPDNPWTPGVNLIYMLRKAINIIKNEGIENVWKRHKMLADATRAAVQALGLELFSKRPGNVATAVKVPEGVDGKKLTKIMRDKYGVTIAGGQEHLKGKIFRISTLGYLSIFDTIIGISALEFTLNELGYKVEFGKGVKAAQEVLYKEVNKE; this is encoded by the coding sequence GTGTATCAAATGATAAAGAAAAACTACTTATTGGCTCCTGGCCCAACTCCAGTTCCTTCTGATATTCTTTTAGAAGGTGCAAAGGAAACTATCCATCATCGAACTCCGCAATTTGTTAGTATTCTTGAAGAAACTCTTGAAGGGTTGAAATATTTATTCCAAACTGAAAACAGAGTTTTTACACTACTCTCTTCCGGTACTGGGGCATTAGAAGCGGCTGTTTCAAACCTTTTAAATCCTGGAGACAAAGCAATTATTGTAGAAGCTGGAAAATTTGGTGAAAGATGGAGAGAAATTGCTGAAGCTTACAACATTAATATTGTATCATTAAAATTAGAATGGGGTGAAGCTGTCACTCCAGAACAAATTAAAGAGGCTATTGAAAAACACCCAGATGCTAAGGCTGTTTTTACAACTTATAGTGAAACATCGACTGGTACAGTAATTGATTTAGAAGGAATTGCAAAAATTACTAGAGACACTGATGTTGTATTAGTTACTGATGCTGTAAGTGCTCTTTTAGCTGAACCCTTAAAAATGGACGAATGGGGAATTGACGTAGTTGTAAGTGGTTCACAAAAAGGTGTTATGCTCCCACCAGGACTTGCATTTATTGCACTTAATGAAAAAGCTTGGAAATTAGTTGAAAATTCCAATAACTCAAGATATTATTTCAATCTAAAGGCATATAACAAAAAATATCCTGACAATCCTTGGACTCCAGGAGTAAACCTCATCTATATGTTAAGGAAAGCTATAAATATAATCAAAAATGAAGGAATAGAAAATGTCTGGAAGAGGCATAAAATGTTAGCTGATGCTACAAGAGCAGCTGTCCAAGCACTGGGACTTGAACTCTTTTCAAAACGTCCTGGTAATGTTGCAACCGCTGTGAAGGTTCCAGAAGGCGTTGATGGCAAAAAACTCACAAAAATAATGAGAGACAAATATGGTGTAACTATTGCAGGTGGACAAGAACACCTTAAAGGAAAAATATTTAGAATATCTACTTTAGGTTATTTAAGTATATTTGATACAATTATAGGAATATCCGCTTTAGAATTTACATTGAATGAACTAGGTTACAAAGTTGAATTCGGGAAAGGTGTAAAAGCCGCTCAAGAAGTACTATATAAGGAGGTAAATAAAGAATGA
- a CDS encoding amidohydrolase family protein, with protein sequence MKAIINANIFDFDNFYENYYILFDKEIIEIGSMEKFPGASYVIDAHGNFVMPGLVIGHTHIYSAFARGLSLPFNPTNFKDILNQLWWKLDSKLGETENYFSALVSGIEFIKNGVTTIIDHHASGKQIKGSLNTLRKALCDEIGLRGIFCFETSDRFNVEECIQENLSFLNENSSDMYAGLFGLHASLSLSDETLKKISELYKGPIHIHTAESIDDVEDSLSKYGMRVINRLNKFGLLRENSILAHCVHVTEEELKLISKNNCYVALNVSSNMNNAVGLPDYKKMKKHNVKTIVGNDGLGFNLARELLNLFFSMKLKGKSPLAFSLDDLKYSISNTYEIASKLLRIKLGKIQPGYASDLIIVPYIPPTPINKENAYGHVVFGLFDNFRPSHVIVNGKLLMDNYKITVPTDDVNEIYKEARKVSQRLWEKLGGS encoded by the coding sequence ATGAAAGCTATAATTAATGCTAACATATTCGATTTTGATAATTTTTATGAAAATTATTATATATTATTCGATAAAGAAATAATTGAAATTGGAAGTATGGAAAAATTTCCAGGTGCATCGTATGTAATTGATGCCCACGGAAATTTTGTAATGCCGGGTTTAGTTATTGGACACACACATATTTACTCAGCTTTCGCAAGAGGATTGAGCCTGCCATTTAATCCCACAAACTTCAAAGATATCTTAAACCAGCTATGGTGGAAACTTGACTCAAAGCTTGGCGAAACTGAAAATTATTTTAGTGCTCTTGTTTCAGGAATTGAATTTATTAAAAATGGCGTAACAACAATTATAGATCATCATGCAAGTGGAAAACAAATTAAGGGAAGTTTAAATACACTAAGGAAAGCATTGTGTGATGAAATAGGATTAAGAGGAATTTTTTGTTTTGAAACAAGTGACAGATTCAACGTAGAAGAATGTATCCAAGAAAATCTTTCATTTTTAAATGAAAATAGTTCTGATATGTATGCAGGATTATTTGGATTACATGCATCTTTAAGCTTATCTGATGAAACTTTAAAAAAAATATCCGAACTTTACAAAGGACCTATTCATATTCACACGGCAGAAAGTATAGATGATGTAGAAGATTCACTGTCAAAATATGGAATGCGAGTTATAAACCGCTTGAATAAATTTGGCCTACTTAGAGAGAATTCTATTCTTGCACATTGTGTTCACGTTACTGAGGAGGAACTTAAACTCATCAGTAAAAATAACTGTTATGTTGCTTTAAATGTTTCTTCTAATATGAATAACGCAGTTGGTCTTCCAGATTACAAAAAAATGAAGAAACATAATGTAAAAACGATAGTAGGTAATGATGGTTTAGGATTTAACTTGGCAAGAGAATTACTAAATCTATTTTTCTCGATGAAATTAAAAGGTAAATCCCCTCTTGCATTCTCGTTAGATGATCTAAAATACTCTATATCAAATACATACGAAATAGCAAGCAAATTACTTAGAATCAAGTTAGGAAAAATACAACCAGGGTATGCCTCTGATTTAATAATTGTTCCATATATTCCACCCACACCTATTAATAAGGAAAACGCTTATGGACATGTTGTTTTTGGCTTGTTCGATAACTTCAGACCATCTCATGTGATTGTCAATGGTAAATTGCTAATGGATAATTACAAAATAACGGTTCCCACAGATGATGTCAATGAAATTTATAAAGAAGCTAGAAAAGTCTCACAAAGATTGTGGGAGAAACTTGGAGGAAGTTAA
- a CDS encoding ornithine carbamoyltransferase: MSTFFRGRHFITTQEFTNDEIELMLDLARDLKIKFTHGVPTPYLLYKTLFLIFFDESTRTRNSMQAGIAQLGGTGIFLTPDKMQIAHGEVAKDTGIILSRFGDGIGIRFCKFKEGNKYIREMAKHSKAPVMNLQDDVYHPFQVLADLMTIQEKFGKNLKGLKVGISWAYAESHLKPLSVPQSQILLFTRFGMDVTLAYPEGFDLMPEIVEQAKKNAEKYGGKLEISHKMEDAFVDADVVIPKNWGGFFVSDNPDEIRAEQAKHKNWICTEELMKLTKKHSIYMHALPADRGKEVVDSVIDGPHSVVYDEAENRLHTAKAVMALLMGGRF, from the coding sequence ATGTCAACATTTTTTAGAGGAAGACATTTTATCACTACACAAGAATTTACAAATGATGAAATCGAATTAATGCTTGATCTAGCAAGAGATTTAAAAATCAAATTCACCCATGGAGTACCAACACCTTATCTACTCTACAAAACTCTATTCTTAATTTTCTTCGATGAAAGTACTAGAACCAGAAACAGTATGCAAGCCGGAATTGCTCAACTTGGCGGAACAGGAATATTTCTAACTCCTGATAAAATGCAAATCGCTCATGGTGAAGTAGCAAAAGATACGGGAATTATTCTCTCAAGATTTGGTGATGGAATAGGTATTAGATTTTGTAAATTTAAAGAAGGGAACAAATATATAAGAGAAATGGCTAAACATTCAAAAGCTCCTGTAATGAATTTACAAGATGATGTTTATCATCCATTCCAAGTTTTGGCAGATTTAATGACAATTCAAGAAAAATTCGGAAAGAACCTTAAAGGATTAAAAGTTGGAATCAGTTGGGCATATGCTGAAAGTCATCTTAAACCGTTATCTGTTCCTCAATCTCAAATCTTACTATTCACACGATTTGGAATGGATGTAACACTAGCGTATCCGGAAGGCTTTGACCTTATGCCAGAAATTGTAGAGCAAGCTAAAAAGAACGCAGAAAAATATGGTGGGAAACTAGAAATTTCTCATAAAATGGAAGATGCCTTTGTCGATGCAGACGTTGTAATTCCAAAAAATTGGGGAGGATTCTTTGTATCAGATAATCCTGATGAAATAAGAGCCGAACAAGCAAAACACAAAAATTGGATTTGTACAGAAGAATTAATGAAACTCACCAAAAAACATTCTATTTATATGCATGCATTACCTGCAGATAGAGGAAAGGAAGTAGTTGATAGTGTAATAGATGGCCCACATTCAGTAGTTTATGACGAAGCAGAAAACAGATTGCATACTGCAAAAGCTGTCATGGCATTATTAATGGGAGGAAGATTTTAA
- a CDS encoding aminotransferase-like domain-containing protein, with translation MNYKEKYSRLGKSLRSSLIRELLKYASIPNAISFGGGVPDPETFPRRELSQIAAEVIEKEYAYVLQYSTTEGDPELAKQMINLLERLYGFDNLNEDNIMFTTGSQQALELVGKIFLDEDSIAIVEDPFYLGAASAFRMRNAKFIPIPLEDDGMNVDLLEKRLHELDNKGLIPKVKFIYVIPNFHNPAGVTVSFEKRKKIIELAEKYDLLILEDDPYGLLRFEGEHIPSFFKLAERGRVVLLNTFSKILAPGLRIGAVLGDKEIIRKFVLAKQGTDLCSSALTQRIAARYLERYDLVQQIAPTIKLYKSKKDVMMKAFDEYFSKINGIKWINPHGGLFTWVTLPEGFDTMEMFEIAKKKLVFYIPGQAFTPDDRVSPSMRMSFCLPSHEKIIEGVKRLSEVIVEYGKSKGLI, from the coding sequence ATGAATTATAAAGAGAAATATTCGAGATTGGGGAAATCTCTGCGTTCATCATTGATCAGAGAGCTTTTGAAATATGCTTCTATTCCAAATGCTATTTCATTTGGTGGAGGGGTTCCTGATCCTGAGACTTTTCCAAGGAGGGAATTATCTCAAATAGCAGCGGAAGTTATTGAAAAAGAATATGCTTATGTTCTTCAATACAGTACTACTGAAGGTGATCCTGAACTTGCGAAACAGATGATCAATTTACTTGAAAGGCTATATGGTTTTGATAATTTAAACGAGGATAATATAATGTTTACAACAGGTTCTCAACAAGCTCTTGAGCTTGTTGGAAAAATATTTTTAGATGAAGATAGCATTGCTATTGTTGAGGATCCATTTTATTTGGGAGCAGCTAGTGCATTTAGAATGAGAAATGCTAAATTTATTCCTATACCTTTAGAGGATGATGGAATGAATGTTGACTTATTGGAGAAAAGATTGCATGAATTGGATAATAAGGGATTAATTCCAAAAGTTAAATTTATCTATGTGATACCAAATTTTCATAATCCTGCAGGGGTTACTGTTTCTTTTGAAAAAAGAAAAAAAATTATTGAATTAGCTGAAAAATATGATTTATTGATTTTAGAAGATGATCCATACGGACTTTTAAGATTCGAAGGGGAACATATCCCATCGTTTTTTAAATTAGCAGAAAGGGGTAGAGTTGTTCTTCTAAATACTTTCAGTAAAATTCTTGCACCAGGTTTAAGAATTGGAGCAGTGCTTGGAGATAAAGAAATAATTAGAAAATTTGTTTTAGCAAAACAAGGAACAGATCTTTGTAGTTCAGCATTAACTCAAAGAATAGCTGCAAGATATCTTGAAAGATATGATCTTGTTCAGCAAATAGCTCCAACAATAAAATTATATAAATCCAAGAAAGATGTCATGATGAAAGCTTTTGATGAGTATTTCTCAAAGATAAATGGAATAAAATGGATTAATCCTCATGGTGGATTATTTACTTGGGTAACACTTCCTGAAGGTTTTGACACAATGGAAATGTTCGAAATTGCAAAGAAAAAATTAGTTTTTTATATTCCAGGTCAGGCATTTACACCTGATGATAGAGTTTCACCATCGATGAGGATGTCATTCTGCCTACCTTCACATGAAAAAATTATAGAAGGAGTGAAGAGGTTAAGTGAAGTAATTGTTGAATATGGTAAATCTAAGGGGTTGATATAG
- a CDS encoding hydroxyacid dehydrogenase: protein MRIHVNDPLDKLAMEKLKASGYEVTEGHLEKEELIKEMPNINVLVVRSATKVTADVIEAGTDLKIIARAGTGLDNVDVEKAKEKGIKVINTPGANGISVAELAIGLMIACARHIARGTIDLKEGKWTKKELKGHELYKRTAGIIGFGNIGKEVAKRLLAFDMKVLAYDPFVKETDLNVEIVELERIFKESDIITIHVPLNEQTKHLINKEAFDAMKDGVIIINAARGGVVDEKALYDALVSGKVYAAGLDVFEVEPPTDELRKKLLELPNVVVTPHIGASTVEAQLRVGQIIVNKILEEIKNL from the coding sequence ATGAGAATTCATGTTAATGATCCTCTTGATAAATTGGCAATGGAAAAATTAAAAGCTTCTGGATATGAAGTTACTGAAGGACATTTAGAAAAGGAAGAATTAATAAAAGAAATGCCTAACATTAATGTTCTTGTTGTTAGAAGTGCAACCAAAGTAACTGCCGATGTAATTGAAGCTGGAACAGACTTGAAAATAATTGCAAGAGCTGGTACTGGACTTGATAATGTTGATGTTGAAAAAGCAAAAGAAAAAGGGATCAAAGTCATTAACACTCCAGGAGCAAATGGTATTTCAGTTGCTGAATTAGCTATTGGTTTGATGATTGCTTGTGCAAGACACATAGCAAGAGGTACAATAGATTTAAAAGAAGGAAAATGGACAAAAAAAGAATTAAAAGGTCACGAATTATACAAAAGAACTGCTGGTATTATTGGTTTTGGAAATATTGGGAAAGAAGTTGCAAAACGACTTCTTGCATTTGATATGAAAGTTCTCGCTTATGATCCTTTTGTAAAAGAAACAGATCTTAATGTCGAAATTGTTGAGCTTGAAAGAATTTTCAAAGAATCAGACATCATTACAATTCATGTCCCACTAAATGAGCAAACAAAACATCTTATAAACAAAGAAGCTTTTGATGCTATGAAAGATGGAGTGATAATTATAAACGCAGCAAGAGGAGGTGTAGTAGACGAAAAAGCTTTGTATGATGCCCTTGTTTCTGGTAAAGTTTATGCAGCCGGTCTTGATGTTTTCGAAGTAGAACCTCCAACAGATGAGTTAAGAAAGAAACTTCTAGAACTTCCTAATGTTGTAGTAACACCTCATATAGGAGCCTCAACTGTAGAAGCACAATTGAGAGTTGGACAAATAATTGTCAATAAGATCCTTGAAGAAATCAAAAATCTTTAA
- a CDS encoding YgeY family selenium metabolism-linked hydrolase, translating to MNKALELSYKYKDDIVRFMSALIKAKSYSGEEKEVIEVIKNEMEKVGFDEVRIDGLGNVIGRIGNGKYKIAMDAHIDTVDIGNEKLWEKDPFSGEFDDKWVYGRGASDQKAGMCSMVYGAKILKELNLMDDFTLYITGTVMEEDCDGLCWRYLIEKENIKPDFVVITEPTSLNIYRGHRGRIEFRIRTTGLSAHASAPERGVNAIYKMAKIINEIEKLNDRLKSDSFLGKGTIVVSQIFFKSPSHNAVPDECEIQIDRRITEGETKETVFAEIKDVFKKAGVEDAEIIELEYKKPSYTGLVFPTEKYFPSWSFPEDSLIVRAAKENYLEVFGKEPLIDKWIFSTNGTVTAGVYGIPTVGFGPGEEKYAHAPNEKVEIEHLIKAAAFYATFPKTIVNLLKSRRD from the coding sequence TTGAATAAGGCATTGGAACTTTCATACAAATACAAGGATGACATTGTAAGGTTCATGAGTGCTCTTATTAAAGCTAAAAGTTATTCAGGTGAAGAAAAAGAAGTAATTGAAGTAATCAAAAATGAAATGGAAAAGGTAGGGTTTGATGAAGTAAGAATCGACGGGTTAGGAAATGTAATTGGGCGTATAGGAAATGGTAAATACAAAATTGCAATGGATGCACATATTGATACTGTGGATATCGGAAATGAAAAACTTTGGGAAAAAGATCCATTTAGTGGAGAATTTGACGATAAATGGGTATATGGAAGAGGTGCATCAGATCAAAAAGCCGGAATGTGTTCCATGGTATATGGAGCAAAAATATTGAAAGAACTTAATCTCATGGATGATTTTACCCTTTATATTACAGGAACAGTCATGGAAGAAGACTGTGATGGGCTATGTTGGAGATATCTGATAGAGAAAGAAAATATAAAACCAGACTTTGTTGTAATAACAGAACCAACATCACTCAATATATATAGAGGTCATAGAGGAAGAATTGAATTTAGAATTAGAACAACTGGTCTATCAGCTCATGCAAGTGCACCTGAAAGAGGCGTTAATGCTATTTATAAAATGGCAAAAATTATTAATGAAATTGAAAAGTTAAATGATAGACTTAAAAGCGATTCATTTTTGGGAAAAGGAACAATAGTTGTTTCCCAAATATTCTTCAAATCTCCTTCACATAATGCAGTACCGGATGAGTGTGAAATTCAAATTGATAGAAGAATTACGGAAGGTGAAACAAAAGAAACTGTTTTTGCCGAAATCAAAGATGTATTTAAAAAAGCAGGTGTTGAAGACGCAGAAATTATTGAATTAGAATATAAAAAACCGTCTTATACAGGTCTCGTATTTCCAACAGAAAAATACTTTCCATCGTGGTCTTTCCCCGAAGATAGCTTAATAGTACGAGCTGCAAAGGAGAATTACTTGGAGGTATTTGGTAAGGAACCACTCATTGATAAATGGATTTTCTCTACAAACGGTACTGTTACCGCTGGAGTATACGGAATTCCCACAGTTGGTTTCGGTCCAGGGGAGGAAAAATATGCTCATGCTCCAAATGAAAAGGTTGAGATTGAACATCTTATTAAGGCTGCTGCATTTTACGCTACTTTCCCAAAAACAATCGTAAATTTACTAAAATCAAGGAGGGATTAA